A genomic window from Tolypothrix sp. PCC 7910 includes:
- a CDS encoding SGNH/GDSL hydrolase family protein translates to MVILADSTKSSQNFHSEQINELYVFGDSLSDTGNVFKATQGVYPPSPPYFQGRYSNGPVWVEHLGSKLGLQKGKNINFACGGATTISGSLNGVPGVLAQVDSYTKSQPKVNPHALYIIWAGANDYLYGSSNTNSAIANLSTALDSLLTAGAKTVLVANLPDLGKIPATSSTYNAANLSTVTNLHNAELTKSLNLVQQKSGSDKKIIQLDVNHLYREAITHPEKFGFTNVTSACLATQASCNNPDKFLFWDSIHPTTAGHRILADTALKAISVPR, encoded by the coding sequence ATGGTCATACTTGCAGATTCTACAAAGAGTTCTCAAAATTTTCATAGCGAACAAATTAACGAACTCTACGTTTTTGGTGATAGCCTTTCAGATACAGGTAATGTATTCAAGGCGACACAAGGAGTTTACCCCCCTAGCCCTCCTTACTTTCAAGGACGTTATTCTAATGGCCCGGTGTGGGTAGAACATCTTGGTTCTAAATTAGGATTACAAAAGGGCAAAAATATTAATTTTGCTTGTGGTGGTGCTACTACCATTAGCGGTAGTCTTAACGGTGTTCCTGGGGTATTAGCACAAGTAGATAGTTATACCAAGTCTCAGCCCAAGGTAAATCCCCATGCCCTTTATATTATCTGGGCGGGTGCTAACGATTATCTGTACGGTAGTAGTAATACTAATTCTGCGATCGCCAATTTATCTACTGCACTTGATTCACTATTAACAGCCGGGGCGAAAACAGTGCTGGTGGCTAATTTACCAGATTTAGGCAAAATCCCCGCTACCTCTAGCACTTACAATGCTGCTAACTTAAGTACAGTAACGAATTTGCACAATGCGGAATTGACTAAATCTCTGAATTTAGTTCAGCAAAAGTCTGGTTCCGATAAGAAAATCATCCAACTCGATGTTAATCATCTCTATCGAGAAGCAATTACCCATCCCGAAAAATTTGGCTTCACAAATGTAACTAGTGCTTGTCTAGCAACCCAGGCTAGTTGTAACAATCCCGACAAGTTTTTATTTTGGGACAGTATTCATCCTACAACTGCAGGTCATCGGATTTTAGCAGACAC
- the mtnA gene encoding S-methyl-5-thioribose-1-phosphate isomerase encodes MTNSQNQVYPIIWHDDTVSLIDQTRLPNEYAFVEIHRSEDMAWAIKTMIVRGAPAIGVAAAYGIYLGAREIETSNRQEFLQRLEQVAQLLRSTRPTAVNLFWAISRMMKTAYENLGTVAELKQNLLETAQAIHAEDLQTCQAIGDNGLAVLPKNPEKLTILTHCNAGALATAGYGTALGVVRSAWREGRLARVFADETRPRLQGAKLTAWECVQEGIPVTVITDNMAAHCMKQGLIHAVVVGADRITANGDTANKIGTYSVAIAAKAHNIPFFVAAPLSTIDFELSDGSQIPIEERNPAEIYQVGDTVLTPSGVDFYNPAFDVTPAELITAIITENGAFAPSELAKSKVKQMV; translated from the coding sequence GTGACAAATTCTCAAAACCAGGTTTATCCCATTATTTGGCATGACGACACAGTATCATTAATCGATCAAACTCGCCTGCCTAATGAATATGCTTTTGTAGAAATTCACCGCAGCGAAGATATGGCGTGGGCAATTAAAACTATGATTGTTCGTGGTGCGCCAGCAATTGGGGTTGCAGCTGCATACGGTATCTATCTGGGTGCGAGGGAAATTGAAACCAGTAACCGTCAGGAATTTTTGCAGCGCTTAGAACAGGTTGCCCAATTGTTGCGTTCTACTCGCCCCACAGCAGTAAATTTATTTTGGGCAATTAGCCGCATGATGAAAACTGCCTATGAAAACTTGGGAACAGTAGCAGAACTTAAACAAAATCTCTTGGAAACGGCTCAAGCTATTCATGCTGAAGATTTACAGACTTGTCAGGCGATTGGTGACAATGGCTTGGCAGTATTGCCCAAAAATCCTGAAAAATTGACAATTTTAACTCACTGTAATGCTGGGGCTTTGGCTACTGCTGGTTACGGTACAGCTTTGGGTGTGGTGCGTTCCGCTTGGCGAGAAGGGCGTTTAGCACGAGTGTTTGCTGACGAAACCCGTCCCCGCTTGCAGGGTGCCAAACTTACAGCTTGGGAATGTGTTCAAGAAGGAATACCAGTGACGGTAATTACTGATAATATGGCAGCCCATTGTATGAAACAGGGTTTAATTCATGCTGTGGTTGTTGGGGCTGATCGAATTACAGCTAACGGTGATACTGCTAATAAAATAGGTACATATAGTGTGGCGATCGCAGCTAAAGCACATAATATTCCTTTCTTTGTTGCTGCGCCTTTATCTACTATAGATTTTGAATTATCTGATGGTAGTCAAATTCCCATTGAGGAACGAAATCCGGCAGAAATTTATCAAGTAGGCGATACTGTTCTCACGCCTTCAGGGGTGGACTTTTATAATCCGGCTTTTGATGTTACCCCAGCAGAGTTGATTACAGCCATCATTACAGAAAATGGTGCCTTTGCTCCCAGTGAATTAGCCAAATCTAAAGTCAAGCAAATGGTTTAA
- a CDS encoding Sir2 family NAD-dependent protein deacetylase, giving the protein MIIGFAIAKPTQLGELCPKCDKQLRPDVVWFGEAVDMRVDDLYAMVAQVDVFIVIGTSATVYPAANLLKFFQNVPEKYFIDPHPNYQALEDFTIFAGAATEYLPSLVASLTAKFRG; this is encoded by the coding sequence GTGATTATCGGTTTTGCGATCGCAAAACCAACTCAACTAGGCGAACTTTGCCCTAAGTGCGATAAGCAATTACGCCCTGATGTTGTCTGGTTTGGCGAAGCTGTGGATATGAGAGTCGATGATTTGTATGCAATGGTAGCTCAGGTAGATGTGTTTATTGTGATTGGCACATCTGCAACAGTTTACCCAGCTGCTAATTTGTTGAAGTTCTTCCAAAATGTACCGGAAAAATACTTTATTGATCCACATCCTAATTATCAGGCGCTTGAGGATTTTACAATTTTTGCTGGTGCAGCTACCGAATATCTACCTAGTTTAGTGGCATCATTAACAGCAAAATTTCGTGGCTGA
- a CDS encoding Sir2 family NAD-dependent protein deacetylase, translating to MPKIVVFSGAGLSAESGIPTFRGAGGLWEGHRIEDVATPLGWMQNQPLVLDFYAQRFVQMQQCQPNAAHFAIAELAAKFDVTCITQNIDTLLEKAGVQDVWHIHGRIDYHKCEWHFGIPPMDADWQCDYRFCDRKTNSTRRTLP from the coding sequence ATGCCTAAAATTGTTGTATTCAGTGGGGCAGGGCTTTCGGCAGAAAGTGGTATTCCTACTTTTAGAGGTGCAGGTGGGTTGTGGGAAGGACATCGGATTGAAGATGTGGCAACACCTTTAGGTTGGATGCAAAATCAACCGCTAGTGCTGGATTTTTATGCCCAAAGATTTGTACAGATGCAGCAATGCCAACCTAATGCTGCACACTTTGCTATTGCGGAACTGGCTGCAAAGTTTGATGTTACTTGCATTACCCAAAATATTGATACTCTATTAGAAAAAGCTGGTGTGCAAGATGTTTGGCATATTCACGGGCGGATAGATTACCACAAGTGTGAGTGGCACTTTGGTATTCCCCCAATGGATGCTGATTGGCAATGTGATTATCGGTTTTGCGATCGCAAAACCAACTCAACTAGGCGAACTTTGCCCTAA